One part of the Novipirellula aureliae genome encodes these proteins:
- a CDS encoding glycosyltransferase family 4 protein, with translation MKYLLISDEYRPTIGGIARVACALADGLVERNHDVTVLTNGSRKAINDFGDEKAKMEYYHRPRNAALGKVYLCSLWPMVNGRWIRRQRFDRILVIDASNALPFPIMTKMGAIEYEVLLHGSELIRYSRNATTDRLMRLALGNAKRIFSTTRFVESQLKSKYGHDSIRTSCGVGDNFIQNHADPEKQRELRSRYGFDANDFVIGTISRLDERKGNDLVIDAVAALATKYPNLKYLIGGTGPQRAFLENRVKELGVSDHVVFAGRVSESEHVCHYDLLNLYVMPNRLLKNNTVEGFGISFAEAATRGVASIGVDNGGVGEAIADGVSGVLLNNADIGPLTNTIEEILNHRRIFDSDRIRQHGRQFTWQRFIDRMVEPCQDQSIASREV, from the coding sequence ATGAAATATTTGCTGATTAGCGACGAATATCGACCCACGATCGGCGGAATCGCCCGTGTTGCCTGCGCATTGGCCGATGGCTTAGTCGAACGCAACCACGATGTGACGGTTTTGACCAACGGATCACGAAAAGCGATCAACGATTTTGGCGATGAAAAAGCCAAAATGGAATACTATCATCGGCCTCGGAATGCGGCATTAGGAAAAGTATATCTATGCTCTCTCTGGCCAATGGTGAACGGGCGCTGGATTCGTCGACAGCGATTTGACCGAATACTTGTCATCGATGCATCGAATGCCCTTCCATTTCCAATCATGACAAAGATGGGAGCGATCGAGTACGAGGTTTTGCTTCATGGCTCGGAATTGATTCGCTATTCACGCAACGCAACGACGGACCGTCTCATGCGTTTGGCGCTCGGAAACGCCAAACGTATTTTTAGTACGACGCGTTTTGTTGAATCTCAACTAAAGTCAAAGTACGGTCACGATAGTATTCGAACCTCCTGCGGTGTTGGCGACAACTTCATTCAAAATCACGCAGATCCTGAAAAACAACGCGAGCTCCGAAGTCGCTACGGTTTTGATGCCAATGATTTTGTTATTGGAACGATCAGCCGACTTGATGAGCGTAAAGGAAACGATCTCGTCATCGACGCGGTTGCAGCACTAGCAACCAAGTATCCGAATCTTAAGTACTTGATCGGTGGCACGGGACCGCAACGTGCTTTCTTGGAAAATAGAGTCAAGGAACTCGGTGTCTCCGATCACGTTGTATTCGCTGGTCGTGTTTCGGAGAGTGAACATGTCTGTCACTACGACCTGTTGAATCTATATGTGATGCCCAATCGGCTATTAAAAAACAATACCGTCGAAGGATTTGGTATTTCATTTGCCGAAGCCGCGACGAGAGGTGTTGCCAGCATCGGTGTTGACAATGGCGGCGTCGGGGAGGCGATCGCAGACGGTGTTTCTGGTGTTTTACTAAATAATGCGGATATCGGTCCATTGACCAATACCATTGAAGAAATTCTCAACCATCGACGGATCTTTGATAGCGATCGTATTCGCCAACATGGAAGGCAATTCACATGGCAACGATTCATTGATCGGATGGTTGAGCCTTGCCAAGATCAATCGATTGCATCGAGAGAGGTGTGA
- a CDS encoding class I SAM-dependent methyltransferase, whose amino-acid sequence MQTPTQSSESSDLKTRIAQLSGQPIRLHLGCGGVRLEGFLNVDLHPHDPEIQDSSRDGCDADVFADMTKLGLDDCTVDEIQTYHTIDHFTRWAGLDMFTDWHRMLRNGGRLVIEVADFTRCVLWLFHPLARRRQVAKNQFYGNQWDRIEFETHRYVWSAREIKRELRSIGFSKVRITHRTETHYPGRDMRIEATK is encoded by the coding sequence ATGCAAACCCCCACGCAATCCTCTGAATCGTCCGATCTGAAGACACGCATTGCGCAGCTTTCAGGGCAACCGATCCGCTTGCATCTTGGTTGCGGCGGTGTCCGTCTTGAAGGGTTTCTCAATGTGGATCTGCATCCCCATGATCCTGAGATCCAAGATTCCTCGCGTGATGGATGTGATGCGGATGTGTTTGCGGACATGACTAAGTTGGGGCTCGACGATTGCACCGTCGACGAGATTCAAACCTATCACACCATTGATCATTTCACTCGATGGGCTGGGCTCGACATGTTTACCGATTGGCATCGCATGCTTCGAAACGGCGGGCGATTAGTAATCGAAGTGGCTGACTTCACTCGTTGTGTGTTGTGGTTGTTTCATCCGCTTGCAAGGCGACGCCAAGTCGCGAAAAACCAGTTTTATGGAAACCAATGGGACCGCATTGAATTCGAAACGCATCGCTACGTTTGGTCCGCACGAGAGATCAAGCGAGAGTTGCGTTCCATCGGGTTTTCGAAGGTGAGAATTACCCATCGCACCGAAACGCATTATCCGGGACGAGATATGCGAATCGAAGCAACCAAGTGA
- a CDS encoding glycosyltransferase family 4 protein, protein MRVMQIVADGSPGGGTTNVLALTEDLIDQGVEVVFCSEGHSYATEEARKLGAEVYDGLHFFRSRIDTRIVNELRAAVKEASADIVHAHGGRAAFAMVRGATPPQLQKMLYTVRGYHFWRKTFLMRFLAERVERKISQSIFRTVHVSQSDQQVAIDRRFVVDNHDSVVIRNGIRLADIPSPNRSSADDEARRLNVAVLGRLTIQKNPHLVLDIAADLANEGFVFHFIGGGDMEAEIRSRAQTQQIHNVIFHGDQSRRDGLFRMSECGTFLMASLWEGLPIAPVEAMAMGLAVVISDVNGCTEVVRDQVDGRVAPSENRAAFVAALRAVVAEPSKTQQMIESGKERVASEFTRKRVVDQHLGLYAECLAD, encoded by the coding sequence ATGAGAGTAATGCAAATTGTTGCCGACGGAAGCCCAGGCGGCGGAACCACCAATGTATTGGCTTTGACGGAAGACTTAATCGATCAAGGTGTCGAGGTTGTCTTTTGCAGTGAAGGGCATTCGTATGCGACCGAGGAAGCTCGGAAACTTGGTGCCGAAGTATATGATGGACTTCACTTTTTCCGCAGTCGAATTGATACGCGGATCGTAAATGAGCTACGTGCAGCCGTTAAAGAGGCATCTGCAGACATCGTGCATGCGCATGGCGGGCGGGCTGCGTTTGCGATGGTTCGCGGGGCTACGCCACCACAGTTGCAAAAGATGCTTTATACCGTACGGGGTTACCATTTTTGGCGAAAGACGTTTTTGATGCGTTTTTTGGCTGAACGAGTCGAACGGAAAATTAGCCAATCCATTTTCCGAACGGTTCATGTCAGCCAAAGTGATCAACAGGTTGCAATTGACCGCCGCTTTGTTGTCGACAATCACGACAGCGTCGTTATTCGCAACGGCATTCGTTTGGCGGACATCCCATCTCCAAATCGATCAAGCGCCGATGACGAAGCTCGCCGGTTAAATGTTGCTGTTCTCGGGCGACTGACCATTCAGAAAAACCCGCATCTCGTTCTCGATATCGCCGCCGATTTGGCCAACGAAGGTTTTGTGTTTCACTTCATAGGCGGTGGCGACATGGAGGCCGAAATTCGATCAAGAGCGCAAACGCAGCAGATTCACAACGTGATCTTTCATGGTGACCAATCACGTCGCGATGGACTTTTTCGAATGTCTGAGTGTGGCACCTTTTTGATGGCGAGCTTGTGGGAAGGGCTACCGATCGCACCGGTCGAAGCGATGGCGATGGGATTGGCCGTTGTCATCAGTGACGTGAACGGATGCACCGAAGTGGTCCGTGATCAAGTGGATGGGCGTGTTGCACCAAGCGAGAATCGAGCTGCTTTTGTAGCGGCACTAAGGGCGGTTGTTGCGGAGCCAAGTAAGACTCAGCAAATGATCGAAAGCGGCAAAGAGCGAGTTGCGTCCGAGTTTACTCGAAAACGTGTGGTCGATCAGCACTTGGGTCTCTATGCGGAATGTTTGGCAGATTAG
- a CDS encoding HlyD family efflux transporter periplasmic adaptor subunit has protein sequence MQADVHDQPFVFSPSGPAPGGNAAPHPQRSTGENNPLVQETRREIADIVREVALAARSHASRHQFLGMLANRILVAMAAEGVVIWNVDTRECPSRRDAPTVPGCPSRRDEPTVPGCPSRRDEPTVPGCPSRRDETTVPGCPSRRDGSTDEWTFSVAHRIGKVTDQTIPSESANTHLQMIAEVIASGQPVVVPATPGATDSALPANPTHVAAAVVPIESNPISPHPSYVLEVFLEPDCGIATQRGYLRFVAQMADLAGEFLRNDQLRCLDHKARVNDQVDAIIASLHAQTNSRSIEMLAVDSVAKIFPLDRVALCYVEANDCKLVAVSHVGTIDRNGSAAKQIEAVANEYYCPATSCIMLPDEQEGGSSDLEVRFVASSEECDAVCLVGFVRSGSEPLDDLLSEPLCRIALHTGLAIRHRRMLEAIPMGRVIGALANQIHSRRRAKWFNPVVGILFMALVAVAALYPVPMRVTAPAVLRPADVQRVFAPRSAVIESIHVANGESVTSGQKLLSMSDPTLEQQMTALIGRRSILIQKQSAFMTALVDTASNRTDRSEQLQSERSLLAEELQTIDQQLADLEEVKQSLVIRATNDGVVDAWQIEQRLQGRPVNRGDALLEVIGNETRWFVDARVPLSRIDPVHHANQKGVLSAVATMNDAKDQPLPLTMQSIGPVIRNTKDGTDAKAVVLQIESSEKSMELCRSLQNRGSVNGTPIRVMFQCEDLPLVNVVFYDAIEMIRANLKMYF, from the coding sequence GTGCAAGCGGATGTTCACGACCAACCGTTCGTCTTTTCTCCTTCTGGACCTGCTCCAGGTGGTAACGCTGCGCCGCATCCGCAGCGGTCGACGGGCGAAAATAACCCACTCGTCCAAGAAACGCGGCGTGAAATCGCCGACATTGTTCGCGAAGTGGCACTGGCGGCTCGCAGTCATGCCTCGCGTCACCAATTTCTAGGAATGCTAGCCAACCGTATTCTGGTGGCTATGGCAGCAGAAGGCGTTGTGATTTGGAATGTTGATACGAGGGAGTGTCCGTCTCGGAGAGACGCTCCTACGGTGCCGGGCTGTCCGTCTCGGAGAGACGAACCTACGGTGCCGGGCTGTCCGTCTCGGAGAGACGAACCTACGGTGCCGGGCTGTCCGTCTCGGAGAGACGAAACCACGGTGCCGGGCTGTCCGTCTCGGAGAGACGGATCTACTGATGAATGGACGTTTTCGGTTGCTCATCGGATTGGCAAGGTGACAGACCAAACGATTCCGTCTGAATCGGCAAACACTCACCTGCAAATGATTGCGGAAGTGATTGCCTCGGGACAGCCGGTCGTTGTTCCGGCAACTCCCGGGGCTACCGATTCCGCTCTTCCAGCCAATCCAACCCATGTGGCTGCGGCGGTCGTACCGATCGAGTCCAATCCGATCTCGCCGCATCCTTCGTATGTCCTCGAAGTCTTTCTTGAACCCGATTGCGGGATCGCGACCCAGCGTGGCTACCTGCGTTTCGTCGCTCAAATGGCAGATTTAGCTGGCGAGTTTTTGCGCAACGATCAACTTCGCTGTCTCGATCACAAAGCACGTGTAAACGACCAAGTCGATGCGATCATTGCTTCGCTTCATGCCCAAACCAACAGCCGTTCTATCGAAATGCTCGCGGTCGACTCGGTCGCCAAGATTTTTCCCCTTGACCGGGTTGCATTGTGCTACGTCGAAGCAAACGATTGCAAATTGGTTGCGGTGAGTCATGTTGGTACGATCGACCGGAACGGCAGTGCAGCGAAACAGATCGAAGCGGTCGCCAACGAGTACTATTGTCCCGCAACCTCGTGTATTATGCTTCCGGACGAACAAGAGGGAGGATCTTCCGATTTAGAAGTTCGTTTCGTTGCCAGTTCAGAAGAATGCGATGCCGTTTGCTTGGTAGGATTCGTCCGCAGCGGTTCGGAACCGCTCGACGATTTGCTAAGCGAACCGCTCTGCCGCATCGCATTGCACACGGGGTTAGCGATTCGGCATCGTCGAATGCTCGAAGCGATTCCCATGGGGCGCGTGATCGGGGCATTGGCGAACCAAATCCATTCGCGACGTCGTGCGAAGTGGTTCAACCCCGTCGTTGGCATCCTCTTCATGGCTCTTGTGGCGGTTGCAGCACTCTACCCCGTTCCGATGCGAGTGACTGCACCGGCGGTACTTCGGCCAGCAGACGTGCAACGAGTTTTTGCGCCAAGGTCGGCCGTCATCGAATCGATCCATGTCGCAAATGGGGAATCGGTTACAAGCGGTCAGAAACTGTTGTCGATGAGCGATCCTACGCTTGAGCAACAAATGACCGCGTTGATCGGCCGGCGATCGATTCTGATTCAGAAGCAATCAGCTTTCATGACCGCTCTCGTCGATACGGCTTCCAACCGAACCGACCGTAGCGAACAATTGCAAAGTGAGCGAAGTTTGTTGGCGGAAGAGCTGCAAACCATTGATCAACAATTAGCCGATCTCGAAGAAGTGAAACAATCGCTGGTCATACGAGCGACAAACGATGGTGTCGTGGATGCGTGGCAAATCGAGCAGCGTTTACAAGGTCGACCCGTCAATCGCGGAGATGCTTTATTGGAAGTTATTGGCAATGAGACTCGATGGTTCGTTGACGCGCGTGTGCCACTGTCCCGAATCGATCCCGTCCATCATGCAAACCAAAAAGGCGTCCTGTCCGCAGTCGCAACGATGAACGATGCAAAAGACCAACCGTTGCCATTGACGATGCAATCGATCGGTCCGGTGATCCGCAACACCAAGGACGGAACCGATGCAAAAGCAGTCGTGCTGCAAATCGAATCATCCGAGAAGTCGATGGAGCTATGCCGCTCGCTTCAAAACCGTGGTTCCGTGAACGGGACTCCAATTCGGGTCATGTTCCAATGTGAGGATCTGCCACTGGTTAACGTGGTGTTTTACGATGCCATCGAAATGATTCGAGCAAACTTGAAGATGTATTTTTAG
- a CDS encoding MlaD family protein: MNEPLRLRYTNQIVGVFLLILLLFVIGLSVLLLQATDYFVEQDLYWIEIAQEDVDDLYKGADVMILGERAGAVDSIRYIDGSDRIRVNLRIDPTKSADIFTDSVVLLQRRFGLGNPILVIRRAHRDGASEAQSLPAGSRLENFHGEDDRIDQMAREVATVSDSVRKIQQKLDPTLTGIEQSAKRFTSSLDDSVDPALASTRRASDSVRVTSEAVRPEVVDTMQTVRTATENLESRIETLTGKIEQLVEKDVRRTLADVRESTDDISEAAKGVNQSTETVSEDIAETLAALRVAAEQVQQLATETREVVRMVRKEANDLPGTTQRVNDTVSDTQELVGEVRSHWLLRRYRDQSTASEQLSPSSVRGGSAR; encoded by the coding sequence ATGAATGAACCTTTGCGTTTGCGATACACCAACCAAATCGTTGGCGTATTCTTGCTGATCTTGCTGCTATTCGTGATCGGTCTGTCCGTGCTACTGTTGCAGGCGACCGACTATTTCGTAGAGCAGGATTTGTACTGGATTGAAATCGCGCAAGAGGACGTCGACGATCTCTATAAGGGAGCGGATGTGATGATTCTCGGCGAACGAGCTGGTGCGGTCGACAGTATTCGCTACATCGACGGCAGCGACCGAATTCGGGTAAACCTAAGAATCGATCCGACGAAAAGCGCTGATATCTTTACCGATTCGGTCGTCTTGCTACAGCGGAGGTTTGGACTGGGAAACCCGATACTTGTCATCCGCCGCGCTCATCGCGATGGGGCTAGCGAAGCACAATCGCTACCTGCGGGAAGCCGACTAGAAAACTTTCATGGTGAGGACGACCGAATCGACCAAATGGCTCGCGAGGTCGCGACGGTCAGCGATTCGGTTAGAAAAATCCAACAAAAACTCGACCCCACATTGACAGGGATTGAACAGTCAGCGAAGCGTTTCACAAGCTCGCTTGACGATTCCGTGGATCCCGCTCTAGCCAGTACTCGTCGTGCATCCGATTCCGTTCGAGTAACGAGCGAAGCGGTTCGCCCAGAGGTGGTCGACACGATGCAAACGGTCCGCACGGCCACCGAAAATCTAGAATCACGCATCGAAACTCTAACGGGAAAAATTGAACAACTGGTCGAAAAGGATGTACGCCGAACGCTCGCCGATGTTCGTGAATCAACCGACGACATTAGCGAGGCCGCTAAAGGTGTCAACCAGAGCACTGAAACCGTTAGCGAAGATATCGCCGAGACGCTCGCCGCACTGCGAGTTGCCGCCGAACAGGTGCAACAGCTTGCTACCGAGACACGCGAAGTGGTACGAATGGTTCGAAAGGAAGCGAACGATCTACCGGGTACAACACAGCGAGTTAACGATACCGTCAGCGACACACAAGAATTGGTCGGCGAAGTTCGTAGCCACTGGCTGCTACGTCGATACCGAGATCAATCGACTGCGTCAGAGCAATTGTCACCATCGAGTGTGCGCGGAGGTTCCGCCAGATGA
- a CDS encoding tetratricopeptide repeat protein: MNAATRVHAVAVSVVLAILLVQSGCRTPSLSPIKEVDSTLVRHSKSAKEAYAEGDIDAAIREYRKAIRRAWAIDNPYESGTAAYNLAACMTSLDKNAEAKDWLVDARIELCRAGSSTGNTWLLEAKIALQECRFDEAQQMLDRAACCTPPCSQNGHDSCCRPHDPCQGSCVTQIPCVGKKLKQKKQTEQCEDDYQAQIHLARARLAAEKYDILCAEQSFESACKLAADVCSEELQAELQNVAAMIHLAKGEYFQAACHFDKEAEHLRLAGNFREVPIALEFASAAYEQSGRMDLATTRMCRVARIWFGRGETKKSWDYVQTASELAEFCESQTARIRLALLVNEIERALADGEVVATR; this comes from the coding sequence ATGAATGCAGCTACAAGGGTCCATGCCGTTGCCGTCTCGGTTGTATTGGCCATCTTGCTTGTGCAGTCGGGATGCCGCACCCCCTCGCTCTCACCGATCAAGGAGGTTGACAGCACACTCGTGCGACATTCAAAGTCAGCCAAGGAAGCCTATGCGGAAGGCGATATCGACGCTGCAATTCGCGAATACCGAAAAGCAATCCGGCGAGCCTGGGCGATCGACAATCCCTATGAATCGGGCACCGCTGCATACAATTTGGCCGCTTGCATGACCAGCCTCGACAAGAATGCAGAAGCAAAGGACTGGTTGGTCGATGCCAGGATTGAGTTGTGTCGTGCAGGAAGTTCGACAGGCAACACGTGGCTGCTCGAAGCTAAAATCGCCTTGCAAGAATGCCGCTTTGATGAGGCTCAGCAAATGCTGGATCGCGCTGCGTGTTGCACCCCGCCCTGTAGCCAAAATGGACACGATTCCTGTTGCCGTCCACACGATCCTTGTCAAGGATCTTGCGTGACACAAATTCCTTGCGTGGGGAAAAAGCTCAAACAAAAGAAACAAACCGAACAGTGTGAGGATGATTACCAGGCTCAAATCCATTTGGCACGCGCACGATTGGCTGCCGAGAAGTACGACATTCTCTGCGCCGAACAATCGTTCGAAAGTGCTTGCAAATTGGCGGCCGACGTTTGTAGTGAAGAACTACAAGCCGAACTGCAAAACGTCGCGGCGATGATCCATTTAGCGAAAGGCGAATATTTCCAAGCCGCATGCCATTTCGACAAAGAAGCCGAACATCTACGTTTGGCAGGCAATTTCCGAGAAGTACCGATCGCACTTGAATTTGCATCGGCGGCCTACGAACAGTCGGGGCGAATGGATTTGGCCACCACTCGGATGTGCCGGGTTGCCAGAATCTGGTTCGGTCGCGGAGAGACGAAGAAGTCATGGGACTACGTCCAAACCGCTTCCGAGTTGGCCGAGTTCTGCGAGTCGCAAACCGCCCGCATCCGACTGGCACTTTTAGTCAACGAAATTGAACGAGCACTCGCTGATGGAGAGGTGGTGGCTACTCGCTAA
- a CDS encoding ABC transporter permease, translated as MANARERPTLFRWFFLIGPARTSEFLGEQFLSRLGTIVSILAMLWATVRLAIRPASWTPPIRSIFARQLLFSSVDGVIVAVRFGAAVGVLIIVQAALWVDAFGVTTDAIAPILWRAIVRELAPLLACLVVIGRSGIAISTELATMLVNHEVDVLDAQGIDPMTALVMPRILSMVISVFCLAIITATSMIVTGYVIGWSVGAIHIPWTTFLDGIFREFNSLDLLFFVSKTIIAGGFAGAICCIDGLSVGSSVTDVPRVSSRSGIRALTAVFVVSAVLSILIYGRILVFKVL; from the coding sequence GTGGCAAACGCTCGCGAACGACCGACGCTATTTCGCTGGTTCTTTTTGATCGGTCCAGCGCGGACGAGTGAGTTTTTGGGTGAGCAATTCCTAAGCCGACTTGGCACGATCGTTTCGATCTTGGCAATGCTTTGGGCAACGGTTCGATTGGCGATTCGCCCCGCTTCCTGGACTCCCCCGATCCGCAGTATTTTTGCCCGTCAACTCTTGTTTAGCAGCGTTGACGGGGTCATCGTCGCGGTGCGGTTCGGAGCCGCGGTCGGTGTATTGATTATTGTCCAAGCTGCGCTTTGGGTCGACGCGTTCGGCGTCACGACGGACGCGATTGCCCCGATTCTATGGCGTGCAATCGTTCGCGAATTGGCACCATTACTAGCGTGTCTGGTTGTGATCGGGCGCAGCGGGATCGCGATTTCGACCGAACTGGCCACGATGCTCGTCAACCACGAAGTCGACGTCCTCGACGCACAGGGGATCGATCCGATGACAGCGTTAGTGATGCCGCGGATTCTCAGTATGGTGATCAGTGTCTTTTGTTTGGCAATCATCACTGCCACATCGATGATTGTGACGGGCTATGTGATTGGTTGGTCTGTGGGTGCGATCCATATCCCCTGGACCACCTTTCTCGATGGTATCTTTCGTGAATTCAATTCACTCGACTTGCTATTTTTCGTCTCCAAAACGATCATTGCTGGCGGCTTTGCTGGAGCCATTTGTTGCATCGATGGACTGAGTGTTGGCAGTAGTGTCACCGACGTTCCGCGGGTGTCGAGCCGGAGTGGAATCCGGGCGTTAACGGCCGTCTTTGTTGTCTCTGCCGTGTTGTCCATATTGATTTATGGACGCATCCTCGTATTCAAAGTATTGTAA
- a CDS encoding lipopolysaccharide biosynthesis protein: MSKHRGTAPSLASLLIRSVAFSVEKVRHARTHLTASATLGIGYVAQLAFQMGYFVLLTRMLGVERFGQFAAALAAIAMLAPLSGIGYAEVALLRVSSDRKTTGIWVANTMATTFAMGGVFAVLLALASAAIGTDRWLPWHLIFGLAISELVLVRCCLAIGRIHQARRDITRTAAINTLVAATKALVAFILFMAGYRSILLLVLFLNLGLSITLFLFLSSFARLVRISRVSWFELRENFRLSISFGLSVMCKVVYTDLDKLFLTRWSNAAIVGTYSAGYKILALSFMPMRAILEATFPRTVELADKDRSACVRFSGAVLLVNVVLGGLIALTLYVLAPYAIYLFGAEFEGSIAILRIGFLLPVIQAIHYTCGNFLTATGYQWIRTFLQIVVLVTYVIAGIVFIPLYSWYGAIWTSLACEALLAILFAIVCVYLSFSPDFLIRKEATKVNPEPETFSP; the protein is encoded by the coding sequence GTGAGCAAGCATCGAGGAACAGCTCCTAGTCTAGCATCGTTGCTTATTCGTAGCGTGGCTTTTTCGGTTGAAAAGGTTCGTCATGCACGGACCCATCTGACGGCATCTGCCACGTTGGGGATCGGATATGTCGCTCAACTCGCTTTTCAAATGGGCTACTTTGTTCTGTTGACACGGATGTTGGGCGTTGAACGGTTTGGTCAATTCGCTGCTGCCTTGGCTGCCATTGCAATGCTTGCACCGTTATCCGGAATTGGCTACGCCGAAGTCGCCTTATTGCGAGTCAGCAGCGATCGAAAAACAACGGGGATTTGGGTCGCCAACACGATGGCGACAACATTCGCCATGGGGGGTGTTTTCGCGGTTCTCTTAGCGCTCGCTTCTGCAGCCATCGGTACGGACCGCTGGCTGCCTTGGCATTTGATATTTGGCTTGGCGATCAGTGAGTTGGTTCTGGTGCGATGCTGTTTGGCGATTGGACGCATTCATCAAGCTCGACGTGACATCACGCGAACGGCGGCCATCAATACGCTTGTCGCTGCGACAAAGGCATTGGTTGCGTTTATCTTGTTCATGGCCGGTTATCGCTCGATTCTGCTTCTGGTCTTGTTCTTGAATCTCGGTCTGTCGATTACGCTGTTCCTCTTTCTTTCCTCGTTTGCTCGTCTCGTTCGAATCTCCCGAGTATCATGGTTTGAACTAAGGGAGAATTTTCGGCTGTCAATTTCATTTGGTTTGAGCGTCATGTGCAAGGTGGTGTACACCGATCTTGACAAGCTGTTCTTGACACGATGGTCCAACGCTGCGATTGTCGGAACCTATTCGGCAGGCTACAAAATTCTAGCCTTGTCGTTCATGCCGATGCGGGCCATTTTAGAAGCGACCTTTCCACGCACGGTCGAATTGGCTGATAAAGATCGATCTGCCTGCGTTCGGTTTTCGGGTGCCGTGTTGTTAGTGAATGTCGTGTTAGGCGGTCTGATAGCCTTGACGCTCTATGTCCTCGCTCCGTATGCAATCTACTTGTTCGGAGCCGAGTTCGAAGGCTCCATCGCAATCCTTCGCATTGGATTTCTGTTACCGGTTATCCAAGCGATCCACTACACATGTGGTAATTTTTTAACGGCTACTGGCTATCAATGGATCCGCACTTTTCTTCAAATTGTTGTCCTTGTAACCTATGTTATCGCAGGGATTGTGTTTATTCCACTCTATTCATGGTATGGAGCGATCTGGACGAGTTTAGCGTGCGAAGCGTTGCTAGCCATACTGTTTGCAATTGTTTGCGTTTACCTTTCGTTCTCTCCTGACTTCTTGATCCGCAAGGAAGCAACGAAAGTGAATCCGGAACCCGAAACGTTCAGCCCATGA
- a CDS encoding HlyD family secretion protein, translating into MNRLLLTRQALRVRLIVSLVLAASPTILCAQSSIVEVTDCVVRFADEVEVPSLESGRIAEIAVKLNQRVNENETLARLDDRTLKIRRRASSLRLEHARQAAGDDVEQKYAETALAEAKAELDSNRSIYNDVNGAVPMSHLRRLRLAVERGELEVAQAEKRRRELFVEVQLREADLAMLDDQIENLGISSPLAGTVVEIARSSGEWIEKGQPIATVAKMDRLHVHALVREDQLSPKHCAGLPVSVHFTDSSNGNEKVLRGNVLSSDPQRLPGGRYRLHAEVINQIDGNADSPMTQWMLVPGTSVRMRIDASDAAIKSAKIRMTDWR; encoded by the coding sequence ATGAACAGACTGCTGCTAACAAGACAAGCTCTGCGAGTTCGCTTGATCGTTTCGCTCGTGCTCGCCGCATCACCAACGATCCTCTGCGCCCAAAGCAGCATCGTCGAAGTAACCGATTGTGTGGTGCGTTTTGCGGATGAGGTTGAAGTGCCGAGTTTGGAGTCGGGTCGCATTGCCGAAATCGCAGTGAAACTTAACCAGCGAGTCAATGAAAATGAGACACTTGCACGACTTGACGATCGAACACTTAAAATTCGTCGCCGTGCTTCGTCATTGCGTCTCGAGCATGCTCGCCAAGCTGCCGGTGACGACGTTGAACAAAAGTATGCCGAAACGGCACTCGCCGAAGCCAAGGCGGAGCTCGACTCCAACCGCTCGATTTATAACGATGTGAATGGTGCGGTTCCTATGAGCCACCTTCGCCGTTTGCGATTGGCGGTCGAACGTGGCGAACTTGAGGTTGCCCAAGCCGAAAAACGTCGACGTGAATTGTTTGTCGAAGTCCAACTCCGCGAAGCGGATCTGGCCATGCTTGACGACCAAATCGAGAATCTTGGAATCAGCTCACCCCTCGCGGGCACCGTCGTCGAAATCGCTCGGTCGAGTGGTGAATGGATCGAAAAGGGGCAGCCGATTGCGACGGTCGCCAAAATGGATCGATTGCATGTTCATGCCCTCGTTCGCGAAGACCAATTGTCGCCCAAACATTGTGCTGGATTGCCCGTCAGTGTCCACTTTACCGATTCAAGCAATGGAAACGAAAAAGTGCTCCGGGGCAACGTTCTGTCTTCCGATCCACAGCGGTTACCGGGTGGCCGGTATCGATTACACGCGGAGGTCATCAATCAAATCGATGGGAACGCCGATTCGCCGATGACACAATGGATGTTGGTGCCAGGAACAAGTGTTCGTATGAGGATTGACGCCAGTGATGCGGCGATCAAGTCGGCGAAAATTCGAATGACCGATTGGCGATAA